One genomic segment of uncultured Desulfobacter sp. includes these proteins:
- a CDS encoding SoxR reducing system RseC family protein, protein MITEDGIVTHATPETAWIKTTRSAACESCSSKDSCGVSHHPSEEMNIILPNTLGVKKGDLVIVGINSAPMLFLSFLLYVFPIILLIVGALIGDTLAPVLEMNRSALSMGFGFLLFVIAFLIIRKKQAGMSKKDKYKPFLVRKKIPLKS, encoded by the coding sequence ATGATTACTGAAGACGGCATTGTCACCCACGCCACACCCGAAACAGCCTGGATTAAAACTACCCGCTCGGCAGCCTGTGAAAGCTGCTCTTCAAAGGACTCCTGCGGGGTCAGCCATCACCCTTCTGAAGAAATGAACATTATCTTACCAAACACGCTTGGTGTAAAAAAAGGTGACCTCGTGATTGTGGGCATTAACTCAGCACCCATGCTTTTTTTAAGCTTCTTGCTGTATGTATTCCCTATTATATTGCTCATCGTTGGCGCACTTATTGGGGATACCCTTGCCCCTGTTCTGGAAATGAACAGATCCGCCCTGTCCATGGGGTTTGGTTTTTTGCTTTTTGTGATCGCCTTTCTTATCATTAGAAAAAAGCAAGCCGGTATGTCCAAAAAAGACAAATATAAACCTTTTCTGGTTAGAAAAAAAATCCCGCTCAAATCCTGA
- a CDS encoding cytochrome c3 family protein, whose protein sequence is MTSQRDLKIAVWIMIVLLVTGIVCYASFSPPVPDNPVRLMFQNKAGKVLFTHLMHTDDYSLDCLDCHHNIEDDETYNCSECHEEEGDEDMPSRADAFHAQCKGCHEDYGAGPVECNACHAQ, encoded by the coding sequence ATGACATCACAACGAGACCTGAAAATAGCTGTATGGATCATGATCGTTCTTTTAGTCACAGGGATTGTATGTTACGCGTCCTTTTCCCCACCTGTTCCGGATAATCCAGTCAGACTGATGTTTCAGAACAAAGCAGGCAAAGTTTTATTCACTCACCTCATGCACACAGACGACTATTCTTTAGATTGTCTGGACTGCCATCACAACATTGAAGATGACGAAACCTACAACTGCAGCGAGTGTCATGAGGAAGAAGGTGATGAAGACATGCCGTCCAGGGCTGACGCATTCCACGCCCAGTGCAAGGGATGCCATGAAGATTATGGTGCGGGTCCGGTAGAATGTAATGCATGTCACGCACAATAA
- a CDS encoding 4Fe-4S dicluster domain-containing protein has product MIKRSFFALSKPRLTYDLLDTSLQSAEELAVPGSITLLLPEKINSAKKGLISPGDAVQKGQKLKLYDDSTPYVLSPVAGTIKGYDSYSDDFGNKATYITIKPDQSAKGDDQWAQTKLEQTLEFAADYLGHIPGALPFSTLTNPNYDIRTIVVTGADTDILCDTCQFVCTAYAGLMVAGAKILKAMTRADRMCITVPENLSAQVDLDGFNVLRTSDTYPSNLPTMIMKNHLGRELSPGTTPEEEGVCFISPEALVSLARVYETGHPVFDKIITLIDKGGKRYRVKATIGTPISKIFSCFNVQINERDRIIIGGPMRGFSTYTVHHPVVPDMDTIMVQDSDVVPELLDNACVNCGECVRICPANVPVNLLVRYLEANLYEEAADRFDLESCIECGLCGYVCRAKIPLYQYIRLGKRELLTLRENA; this is encoded by the coding sequence ATGATTAAACGATCTTTTTTCGCTCTATCCAAACCCAGGCTGACGTATGATCTGCTTGATACGTCCCTGCAATCTGCCGAGGAGCTTGCAGTACCTGGCAGTATTACCCTTCTTTTGCCTGAAAAAATCAACAGCGCAAAAAAAGGTTTGATCAGCCCGGGAGATGCTGTCCAAAAAGGGCAGAAATTAAAACTTTACGATGACAGCACCCCTTATGTTTTATCTCCTGTTGCAGGTACGATCAAGGGATATGATTCCTACTCCGATGACTTCGGCAACAAAGCGACCTATATAACGATCAAGCCGGATCAATCGGCCAAAGGCGATGATCAATGGGCCCAGACAAAACTCGAACAAACGCTTGAGTTTGCCGCCGATTATCTTGGACACATTCCCGGGGCATTGCCCTTTTCAACCCTGACAAACCCAAACTATGATATCAGGACCATTGTTGTGACAGGTGCAGACACAGACATTTTGTGTGATACCTGTCAATTTGTATGTACTGCATACGCTGGCTTGATGGTCGCCGGAGCCAAGATCCTTAAGGCGATGACCCGGGCCGACCGGATGTGCATTACAGTGCCTGAAAATCTTTCAGCCCAGGTGGACCTTGATGGTTTTAATGTACTCAGAACATCGGATACATACCCCTCCAATCTGCCCACCATGATAATGAAAAATCATTTGGGAAGAGAACTTTCACCAGGTACGACCCCTGAAGAAGAGGGCGTCTGTTTTATTAGCCCCGAGGCTCTGGTTTCCCTTGCCAGGGTTTACGAAACCGGACATCCGGTGTTTGATAAGATCATTACCCTGATTGATAAGGGCGGGAAAAGATACCGGGTCAAAGCCACAATTGGTACACCCATCAGTAAAATATTTTCCTGTTTTAATGTTCAAATCAATGAACGGGACCGGATCATCATCGGCGGGCCCATGCGCGGTTTTTCTACGTATACGGTTCATCACCCCGTGGTTCCGGATATGGATACAATTATGGTACAGGATAGTGATGTTGTTCCGGAACTTTTGGATAATGCCTGTGTCAATTGTGGTGAGTGCGTTCGCATCTGTCCGGCCAATGTACCCGTGAACCTGCTGGTACGGTATCTTGAAGCAAACCTTTATGAAGAGGCAGCAGACAGGTTCGATCTGGAATCCTGTATAGAGTGCGGGCTTTGCGGCTATGTATGCAGGGCCAAAATTCCTTTATATCAGTATATCCGCCTGGGCAAACGTGAACTGTTGACCCTTCGTGAAAATGCTTGA
- a CDS encoding RnfABCDGE type electron transport complex subunit D, with product MTNTKLIVSHAPFWHNGDSLFQQNLNFIIALLPAALFGILHFGAPALGVLTLATSSAMFWEVIMSALSKKKMAIADMESAVIGLLFGMMVPATMPWWVVITGTFIAVVLGKFVFGGTGGNPFHPTLVGLAILTMSWPAFLDFDTAYVSYQFDFTALAPLAALKSQGIPALASFSNCDLLMGNEVGGIGSTFGLGIIIGGIYLILKGYARWEIVASFIAGVLITATLFFVLHPDTYAPPLFHLLSGYTLIGAFFLSVENSSSPVNRIPMLIYGFLGGFMIILVRNIGVYPDGTILAILLINLVNPLIDIIRPKALGKGVSNA from the coding sequence ATGACAAACACTAAACTCATCGTTTCCCATGCCCCTTTCTGGCATAACGGAGACAGCCTGTTTCAACAGAATCTGAACTTTATTATCGCCCTTTTACCGGCCGCACTTTTCGGTATTTTACATTTTGGCGCACCTGCTCTTGGGGTGCTGACCCTTGCCACTTCCTCAGCTATGTTTTGGGAAGTGATCATGTCAGCCCTCTCCAAGAAGAAAATGGCTATAGCTGATATGGAATCTGCGGTCATCGGCCTACTGTTCGGCATGATGGTTCCGGCCACAATGCCTTGGTGGGTTGTAATTACCGGCACATTTATTGCTGTAGTTTTAGGCAAATTTGTATTTGGCGGTACCGGCGGTAATCCTTTCCATCCAACGCTGGTAGGTCTTGCCATTCTCACGATGTCCTGGCCCGCCTTCTTAGATTTTGATACGGCTTATGTATCATACCAATTTGATTTTACCGCTCTTGCACCTTTGGCAGCGTTGAAATCCCAGGGCATACCCGCTCTGGCCTCCTTTTCAAATTGTGATCTGCTCATGGGCAACGAAGTGGGCGGTATTGGTTCCACTTTCGGGCTTGGCATCATTATTGGTGGAATTTATCTAATTTTGAAAGGTTACGCACGCTGGGAAATTGTGGCGTCATTCATCGCAGGTGTTTTGATCACCGCAACACTTTTCTTTGTGCTCCATCCTGACACATATGCCCCGCCCTTATTCCATCTGCTTTCAGGATATACCCTAATCGGTGCCTTTTTTCTATCTGTAGAAAATTCATCCTCACCGGTTAATCGCATTCCCATGCTGATTTACGGATTTTTAGGTGGTTTTATGATCATTTTGGTCCGCAATATCGGTGTCTATCCGGACGGAACGATCCTGGCTATCCTGTTGATCAACCTTGTTAATCCGCTGATTGACATAATAAGACCCAAAGCTCTTGGAAAGGGGGTTTCCAATGCGTGA
- a CDS encoding RnfABCDGE type electron transport complex subunit G: MREMLSMILVLTVLTAVSGGLLAAVKVKTEPQIEEQVLKFQKAPAIKAIFADATNDPIKERFNAKAEDLELQIFPSTLADGVKAVAFEAKGTGFGGPIGLMVGVNIDTDEIIAVRVTTHSETPGIGSRAKEDLSFVGQFAGMSMASNFGTKSQGGDIDAMSGATVTSAGVSQAAVAAQDLYKKLKPEIVKHMN; encoded by the coding sequence ATGCGTGAGATGCTAAGTATGATTTTGGTACTGACCGTTCTCACGGCAGTATCCGGCGGCCTTCTGGCAGCTGTTAAGGTGAAGACCGAGCCTCAGATTGAAGAACAGGTGCTAAAATTTCAAAAAGCCCCTGCCATTAAGGCAATCTTTGCCGATGCCACAAATGATCCCATCAAGGAACGTTTTAACGCCAAAGCCGAAGACCTTGAGCTGCAGATTTTCCCCAGCACTTTGGCTGATGGGGTAAAAGCCGTTGCATTTGAAGCAAAGGGAACCGGATTTGGCGGTCCCATCGGGCTGATGGTGGGTGTAAACATTGACACAGATGAGATCATTGCCGTGCGGGTGACCACCCATTCTGAAACACCGGGTATCGGTTCCAGGGCCAAAGAAGACCTTTCCTTTGTAGGCCAGTTTGCCGGCATGTCCATGGCATCGAATTTTGGCACCAAGAGCCAAGGCGGCGACATTGATGCCATGTCCGGAGCTACGGTGACATCCGCTGGCGTCAGCCAGGCCGCCGTGGCAGCCCAGGATCTATATAAGAAACTGAAACCTGAAATTGTTAAACATATGAATTAA
- a CDS encoding electron transport complex subunit E, with amino-acid sequence MAQSLVKEFTKGLWAEIPLFRLVLGLCPALAVTKTCENGIGMGVATTFVLLFSNILVSLLRNIIPSKVRIACYIVIIATFVTIVEFMMQAYTYELFLKLGIFIPLIVVNCIVLGRAEAFAGKNTVLPSAADGLGMGIGFTLALSSLGAVRELIGAGTLTVWGGTPIFTIGHGYIPFHFMVEAPGAFVGLGMMLCLMNLIGKK; translated from the coding sequence ATGGCACAATCCCTGGTAAAAGAATTTACAAAAGGACTTTGGGCTGAGATTCCCTTGTTCCGGCTGGTCCTTGGACTATGCCCGGCCCTTGCCGTGACCAAAACTTGTGAGAACGGCATCGGCATGGGGGTGGCTACCACCTTTGTCCTTTTGTTTTCAAACATTTTGGTCTCCTTGCTTAGAAATATAATTCCCTCAAAGGTCAGAATTGCCTGCTACATCGTTATCATTGCAACCTTTGTAACTATCGTGGAATTTATGATGCAGGCATATACCTACGAACTGTTCCTAAAACTGGGTATTTTCATACCCTTGATCGTTGTAAACTGTATCGTACTGGGACGCGCTGAAGCCTTTGCCGGAAAAAACACCGTGCTACCCTCGGCTGCGGACGGTCTTGGCATGGGCATCGGGTTTACTTTGGCACTGTCCTCCCTTGGGGCGGTGCGAGAACTTATCGGAGCCGGCACCCTGACTGTATGGGGCGGCACCCCAATTTTTACAATCGGGCATGGATATATTCCTTTTCATTTCATGGTTGAAGCCCCCGGTGCATTTGTGGGCTTGGGCATGATGCTCTGCCTGATGAACCTCATCGGAAAAAAATAA
- a CDS encoding RnfABCDGE type electron transport complex subunit A, with protein MGDLFVLSISCIFINNILLAQFLGNCPFLGTSKKMETAVGMGMAVIFVLVMAGMITWIVDVYLLKALDVEFLRTVSFILVIAALVQFVEMFLKKSIPGLYAGLGIFLPLITTNCAVMGVCLINIKEEYSFIEALVSSFSYAAGFGLALILFAGVRERVILARVPKPLQDTSIGLMTAGLIALTFTVFRGMV; from the coding sequence ATGGGTGATTTATTTGTCCTTTCGATCAGTTGTATTTTCATTAACAATATCCTCCTTGCTCAATTTCTCGGCAACTGTCCTTTTCTGGGCACCTCCAAAAAAATGGAAACTGCCGTAGGCATGGGGATGGCTGTTATATTTGTTCTGGTCATGGCAGGCATGATAACCTGGATTGTGGATGTATATCTACTCAAGGCGCTGGATGTTGAATTTCTGCGGACAGTGTCCTTTATTCTGGTTATAGCGGCTCTGGTTCAATTCGTGGAAATGTTTTTAAAAAAGAGTATTCCTGGGCTGTATGCAGGCCTTGGTATCTTTCTTCCACTGATCACAACCAACTGTGCAGTTATGGGTGTGTGTCTGATCAATATCAAGGAAGAATACAGTTTTATTGAGGCCCTGGTATCCTCGTTTTCCTATGCCGCGGGTTTTGGTCTTGCTCTTATTCTGTTCGCCGGCGTCAGGGAGAGGGTTATTCTGGCTCGGGTGCCCAAACCATTACAGGATACATCCATCGGTCTTATGACCGCTGGTCTGATTGCATTGACTTTTACCGTTTTCAGGGGCATGGTTTAG
- a CDS encoding RnfABCDGE type electron transport complex subunit B codes for MIPAILLMLGIGATCGIVLSLSSKIFYVYEDPRIAQVENNLAGANCGGCGYAGCSAAAEAIVAGKEPPTLCIVNSKEGVEAVSRIMGVDAGAAEAPLSYNLCEGGNRAANKFHYMGVSSCKAMAAVFGGHRVCSVGCIGLGDCIKACQFDALHMGPNGYPVVDDNKCVGCGACQKACPKDIIQVKTLSEKLMEFNQEQGALAPCSQTCPAEINIPKYISEIKAGKYDEAVQTIRMRNPLLLACGRVCPHPCEDMCRRGIEDEPVSINQLKRFVADYEMNSGSRLPITCAPDTGKKVAVIGGGPAGLSCAYFLRRIGHQVDIFDAMPKLGGIIRYGIPEYRLPKKVLDWEIQGILDLGINAFTGVKFGTDFGLSSLVASGYHAIFMGIGAWEDYALGIEGETLDGCYKGIDWLSRFSSGQEMKLGKTAAIVGGGNSAIDCVRTLKRLGLEKVYIVYRRTRNEMPANEVEIIASEEEGIDFVFLAAPTRVIGDDDGKVKGLEYLKMELGEPDASGRRRPVPIEGSETVLDVDMVISAISQAPDPSFKDNDPTPKIKDLEMTRWNTIDNNPETLQSSIPYIFTGGDSATGPSLVVTAIGGGRRAARSIDLFLKGEPVEPVENSLQGKRIPESVFEKVDGITPSKRAKMPEIPVSQRLDSMIEVDLVLPEEQALAEANRCLNCCRICYNPDTELPIAK; via the coding sequence ATGATTCCAGCTATACTGCTAATGCTGGGCATTGGCGCAACATGCGGCATCGTGCTCAGTCTTTCTTCCAAAATCTTTTATGTGTATGAAGACCCCAGAATTGCACAGGTAGAAAACAATCTTGCTGGCGCCAACTGCGGCGGATGCGGATATGCGGGTTGTTCTGCGGCCGCTGAAGCTATTGTGGCTGGTAAAGAACCCCCAACCCTCTGCATTGTCAATTCCAAGGAAGGAGTTGAAGCTGTATCTCGTATCATGGGTGTTGATGCGGGTGCTGCTGAAGCTCCGTTATCCTATAATCTTTGTGAAGGCGGTAACCGGGCTGCTAACAAATTCCATTATATGGGTGTTTCATCATGCAAAGCCATGGCCGCTGTTTTTGGTGGACACAGGGTTTGTTCGGTAGGCTGCATCGGTCTTGGAGACTGTATCAAGGCATGCCAGTTCGATGCGCTTCATATGGGACCGAATGGTTATCCCGTGGTTGATGACAATAAATGCGTTGGTTGTGGTGCCTGCCAGAAAGCCTGCCCTAAAGATATTATTCAAGTCAAGACCCTGAGCGAAAAACTAATGGAATTCAACCAGGAGCAAGGTGCCTTGGCACCGTGTTCCCAGACCTGTCCTGCTGAAATCAACATTCCAAAATATATCAGTGAAATAAAAGCCGGTAAATATGACGAAGCGGTTCAGACCATACGCATGAGAAACCCCCTTCTTCTTGCCTGTGGAAGGGTATGTCCTCATCCTTGTGAAGATATGTGCAGAAGAGGTATTGAGGATGAACCTGTTTCCATTAACCAGCTCAAACGCTTTGTTGCTGACTATGAAATGAATTCTGGTTCCCGGCTTCCCATTACCTGCGCCCCTGATACCGGTAAAAAGGTGGCTGTAATCGGCGGCGGACCTGCCGGACTTTCCTGTGCATATTTCTTAAGGCGGATCGGTCATCAGGTCGATATCTTTGACGCTATGCCAAAACTTGGCGGTATTATTAGATACGGCATCCCAGAGTACAGACTTCCTAAAAAGGTTCTGGATTGGGAAATCCAGGGAATTCTCGATTTAGGTATAAATGCCTTTACCGGAGTTAAATTCGGAACAGACTTTGGATTAAGCTCTTTGGTAGCCTCAGGATACCATGCGATTTTCATGGGAATTGGTGCCTGGGAAGATTATGCCCTTGGCATTGAAGGGGAAACCCTTGACGGATGTTATAAGGGAATTGACTGGCTTTCAAGATTTTCAAGCGGTCAGGAAATGAAATTAGGGAAAACCGCAGCGATCGTCGGTGGTGGAAACAGTGCCATTGACTGTGTCAGAACACTGAAGCGGCTGGGTCTTGAAAAAGTTTACATTGTTTACAGAAGAACCCGGAATGAAATGCCTGCTAATGAAGTGGAAATTATTGCATCAGAAGAGGAAGGCATTGATTTTGTGTTCCTTGCAGCCCCTACACGGGTCATTGGAGATGATGACGGCAAGGTTAAAGGCCTTGAATACCTGAAAATGGAACTGGGTGAACCGGATGCATCCGGTAGAAGACGTCCTGTACCGATTGAAGGGTCTGAAACGGTACTAGACGTTGATATGGTCATCTCTGCCATTAGTCAGGCACCGGATCCCTCTTTTAAGGATAATGATCCTACTCCGAAAATAAAAGACCTGGAAATGACTCGCTGGAATACCATTGACAACAATCCTGAAACCCTGCAATCTTCAATCCCATATATTTTCACTGGGGGTGATTCGGCAACCGGGCCGTCCCTTGTTGTTACTGCCATTGGCGGCGGAAGGCGTGCAGCTCGCTCCATTGACCTGTTCCTGAAAGGAGAACCGGTTGAACCGGTTGAGAATTCCTTACAAGGAAAAAGAATTCCTGAATCTGTTTTCGAAAAAGTTGACGGCATAACTCCCAGCAAACGGGCTAAAATGCCGGAAATCCCGGTTAGTCAGAGACTGGATTCAATGATTGAGGTTGATCTGGTTCTGCCCGAAGAGCAGGCGCTTGCCGAGGCTAATCGCTGTCTCAACTGTTGCCGGATCTGCTACAATCCTGATACAGAACTTCCCATTGCCAAATAA
- the mltG gene encoding endolytic transglycosylase MltG codes for MPKQDQSPEKKLDRPHKKIKKTVLISAIFCLCFAAVAGVAMLWMAFFIKAPSATCSLPITFTVSSGQHLSIIAQNLKHKNLISNIIAFKLYVRIKKAATRIKAGEYEMNTGMSPETILSILTSGKSKLYRFTIPEGVNMQEVAILAQEAGLCSYKQFLSLCNDLEFINQLELPGMTLEGYLFPDTYFFSRETNCKILIKKMISTFNKTFNDKWKARAKKIGLSVHEVVILASIIEKETGNGKERPIISSVFHNRLKRHMRLESDPTVIYGVSDYDGRIRYKHLRRVTPYNTYKIDGLPAGPIANPGAQALKAALYPAQTNYLFFVSKNDTTHKFSTNLKDHNKAVKKYQLNQ; via the coding sequence ATGCCGAAACAGGACCAATCGCCTGAAAAAAAGCTGGATAGGCCACATAAAAAGATAAAAAAAACCGTCTTGATTTCGGCCATATTCTGCCTGTGCTTTGCTGCGGTAGCCGGTGTTGCTATGCTTTGGATGGCTTTTTTTATTAAAGCCCCCTCCGCCACATGTTCTCTACCGATCACCTTCACTGTATCTTCCGGCCAGCATTTATCCATCATAGCCCAAAATCTTAAACATAAAAATCTAATTTCTAATATCATTGCGTTTAAGCTTTATGTTCGCATTAAAAAGGCTGCGACCCGGATAAAGGCCGGAGAATATGAAATGAACACCGGTATGAGCCCCGAAACCATTTTGAGTATTCTAACTTCCGGTAAAAGCAAACTATATCGATTTACCATTCCAGAAGGGGTGAATATGCAAGAAGTTGCAATCCTTGCCCAGGAAGCAGGTTTGTGCTCTTATAAGCAATTTTTATCTTTATGCAATGATCTTGAATTTATCAATCAATTGGAATTACCAGGGATGACATTAGAAGGCTATCTGTTTCCGGACACCTATTTTTTTTCCAGGGAGACAAACTGTAAAATCTTGATCAAAAAAATGATCTCCACCTTTAACAAAACATTTAATGATAAGTGGAAAGCCCGGGCAAAAAAGATAGGCTTAAGCGTCCATGAAGTTGTTATCCTTGCCTCAATAATTGAAAAGGAAACCGGCAATGGAAAAGAAAGACCTATCATTTCATCGGTCTTTCATAATCGTCTAAAACGCCATATGCGACTTGAAAGTGACCCCACAGTAATTTACGGGGTTTCTGACTATGACGGAAGAATTCGATATAAACATTTAAGACGTGTCACACCCTACAACACCTACAAGATAGACGGACTTCCGGCTGGTCCCATTGCCAACCCAGGCGCCCAGGCCCTTAAGGCAGCCTTGTATCCAGCCCAAACAAACTACCTTTTCTTTGTCTCAAAAAACGACACCACGCATAAATTTTCAACCAACCTGAAAGACCACAATAAAGCCGTAAAAAAATATCAACTTAATCAGTAA
- a CDS encoding Smr/MutS family protein produces the protein MAKKNKRKNKQKFKRKNDLSELASNQDFLDAFLMDGEEGLKEKQEKSKMPVKPRRNLNKHGLPFLDDYETWMNKNIDSQTLSDDKAAEQEVDFSTLLEASLKQNRLPRHTPKPMPLKRRLKRYPPPEADLDLHGFTAIGAQIKTRTFISSAHAQGFFTLRIIVGKGLHSEDGPVLPHVVEDLLTEMKNENIVLSYKWEGGKRSKFGAVLVYLKRFTD, from the coding sequence ATGGCAAAGAAAAATAAAAGGAAAAATAAACAAAAATTTAAGCGTAAAAATGATCTGTCTGAGCTGGCATCGAACCAAGATTTTTTAGATGCATTTTTAATGGACGGCGAAGAGGGGTTAAAAGAAAAACAGGAAAAGTCAAAAATGCCTGTTAAACCCAGGAGAAACTTAAATAAACATGGCCTTCCTTTTCTGGATGATTATGAAACCTGGATGAATAAAAATATTGATTCCCAAACCCTATCTGATGATAAGGCTGCCGAACAGGAAGTGGATTTTTCAACCCTGCTTGAAGCTTCGCTAAAGCAGAACCGTCTCCCCCGTCATACACCTAAGCCTATGCCATTGAAAAGAAGGCTCAAACGCTATCCGCCACCCGAAGCCGATCTTGACCTCCACGGGTTTACAGCCATCGGAGCCCAGATCAAAACCCGGACTTTCATTTCAAGTGCCCATGCCCAGGGTTTTTTTACCCTGCGTATTATTGTGGGCAAAGGGCTTCACTCCGAAGATGGCCCTGTGCTTCCCCATGTGGTGGAAGACCTGCTAACGGAGATGAAAAATGAAAATATTGTTTTATCCTATAAATGGGAGGGTGGAAAGAGGTCAAAATTCGGTGCCGTGCTGGTTTATCTTAAACGTTTTACTGATTAA
- a CDS encoding RNB domain-containing ribonuclease: MNIGNIVEYIDQQKIISAVILSEAKGKLRLLNENSREVSFSEKRLAHVSDTVLDTKLSKTTLVSHLKKVTETRKKLSESVDIKRLWEILHDDPQEIDISTMTLFCFDPPLNPDHEAAVIRAFFNDRLYFKFNKIIFLPFTEAQVEAKKRQIRDEERKNALITKGAAWLVRLRDQDDISEDPDPVLIKILKDYYIFGNDAEKAFIAKAIVKKAGLSSPDRLFELFVKAGVWDVDENLDIVYLQIPTSFSAKVSQAADQLCKTAPLIFNDPKRKDLTNLPLITIDGQSTQDYDDAISLETTENGYRLGIHIIDVGACIRNGDPIDMAARDRASSIYMPDDKLPMIPPSLSEDLCSLKEGQLRPGISTLVQMNRFFEVQDYQIVPSVIKVHQQMSYTEANIVNGKNDPITTLYKMATVLRDKRLKAGAIQITLPEVNVWLDENKKIHYTKVDRENPSRMLVSEMMILANTLMAEFLKNNDMPGVFRSQAQPKQRIFKGIETQLMPNFLQRKQLSRAVITTHAEPHAGLGVPAYVTATSPIRRYHDLLTQRQIKAILGIGTPYSPKELDDILATISVAVSNTGRIQAARKRYWLIKYLQDLRGENFEGLVLDTYRDHYNVLIKEFMLESRLPTSGLKLKPGDQIQVTIQHADARRGQLTLFAV, translated from the coding sequence ATGAATATTGGTAACATTGTTGAATATATAGACCAGCAAAAAATTATATCTGCGGTTATTTTAAGTGAAGCAAAAGGAAAACTTCGGCTGCTCAATGAGAACAGCCGTGAAGTCAGCTTTTCTGAAAAACGTCTGGCACACGTTTCCGATACCGTATTGGATACCAAACTTTCCAAAACAACCTTGGTCTCTCACCTCAAAAAGGTAACTGAAACCCGCAAAAAATTGTCAGAGTCTGTAGATATCAAAAGGTTATGGGAAATTCTCCATGATGACCCCCAGGAAATTGATATTTCCACCATGACCTTGTTCTGTTTTGATCCGCCTTTGAACCCAGATCATGAAGCTGCTGTTATACGGGCATTTTTTAATGACCGCCTCTATTTTAAATTCAACAAAATAATTTTTTTGCCTTTCACAGAGGCGCAGGTAGAAGCAAAGAAACGGCAAATCAGGGACGAAGAACGAAAGAATGCACTGATCACAAAAGGGGCCGCTTGGTTAGTTCGGCTTCGGGATCAGGATGATATCAGCGAAGATCCGGATCCTGTTCTAATCAAAATCTTAAAAGACTACTATATTTTCGGTAATGATGCTGAAAAAGCCTTTATAGCAAAAGCAATCGTCAAAAAAGCAGGTTTAAGTTCCCCTGACCGGTTGTTTGAACTTTTTGTAAAAGCCGGGGTATGGGATGTGGATGAAAACCTTGATATAGTATACCTGCAGATTCCCACATCATTTTCAGCTAAGGTGAGCCAGGCAGCAGATCAGCTATGCAAAACCGCCCCATTGATATTTAACGATCCCAAACGCAAGGATCTGACAAATCTGCCCTTAATTACCATTGACGGCCAGTCCACCCAGGATTATGACGACGCCATCAGCCTTGAAACAACGGAAAACGGTTATCGGCTTGGAATTCATATTATTGATGTAGGGGCCTGCATCCGCAACGGGGATCCCATTGATATGGCTGCCAGGGATCGCGCCTCGTCCATTTACATGCCCGACGACAAGTTACCCATGATTCCACCCAGCCTGTCCGAAGATTTGTGTAGCCTCAAGGAAGGTCAGTTAAGGCCAGGGATTTCAACCTTGGTACAGATGAACCGCTTTTTTGAAGTCCAAGATTATCAAATAGTTCCATCAGTGATCAAGGTACACCAGCAGATGAGCTATACCGAAGCCAATATTGTAAACGGTAAAAACGACCCCATCACCACACTTTACAAAATGGCTACCGTATTGCGGGATAAACGTCTCAAAGCCGGGGCCATTCAGATCACCTTGCCGGAAGTCAATGTATGGCTGGATGAAAACAAAAAAATTCATTATACAAAAGTGGACCGGGAGAATCCATCGCGGATGCTGGTTTCAGAAATGATGATTTTGGCCAACACCCTGATGGCAGAATTTTTAAAAAATAACGACATGCCTGGGGTGTTCAGATCACAGGCACAGCCCAAGCAGCGTATTTTCAAAGGTATCGAAACTCAATTAATGCCTAATTTTCTCCAGCGCAAACAATTGAGCCGGGCTGTTATTACCACCCATGCAGAGCCCCATGCAGGCCTTGGCGTACCTGCCTATGTTACGGCCACCTCTCCCATCAGGCGGTACCATGACCTGCTTACCCAGCGCCAAATCAAAGCAATACTGGGTATAGGCACCCCCTATTCACCCAAAGAGCTTGACGATATCCTTGCAACTATTTCCGTGGCCGTATCCAACACAGGACGCATCCAGGCAGCCCGTAAACGCTACTGGCTGATTAAATATTTGCAGGATTTAAGAGGGGAAAACTTTGAAGGACTGGTGCTTGATACATATAGGGACCATTACAACGTTCTTATCAAGGAATTCATGCTTGAATCCAGACTGCCGACATCCGGACTTAAACTCAAACCAGGAGACCAAATCCAGGTTACGATCCAGCATGCGGATGCACGGCGTGGCCAGTTGACCTTATTTGCCGTCTGA